The proteins below come from a single Algiphilus sp. genomic window:
- a CDS encoding CusA/CzcA family heavy metal efflux RND transporter, which produces MVAPHHDHRRGPLAALIAFCAHNRLLTLLLVGAATVWGWHSLSRAPLDAIPDLSDVQVIVFTEWPGRSPDLVEDQITYPLSTTLLAAPGVTSVRGQSFMGLSFVYAIFEEGTDIYWARSRVTEYLDAAGADLPEGASPTLGPDASGVGWVYQYALVDESGQRDLADLRSIQDFNLRYALESVEGVAEVASVGGYEKEYQVNVDPDRLAALDIPLARVIEAVRRSNSEVGGRVLEIAGHEHFIRGRGYVDAPDDIGKAVLAVNDNGVPVRVADVAEVRLGPAMQRGAAELDGRGLTVGGIVVMRYGGNALDVIERVKARLDEVRPGLPEGVEIVPVYDRSALIERAIDTLKVTLSEEMIIVALVIGIFLLHLRSALVAIVTLPVAILLSFIPMAFQGLTANIMSLGGIAVAIGAMVDAAIAIVENIHRRLALWRDEENPSMSRAEVIVDAMQEVGPSIFFALLVIAVSFLPVFALQGSEGRLFAPLAFTKTYAMFFAALLSVTLIPALAVLVIRGRIRGDASWLNRALVAAYAPVVRWAVRFRWAVIVLAVLAMISAVIPARQLGSEFMPPLNEGSILYMPTALPGMSIDEAQRTLQVMDRKLAALPEVERVFGKAGRSTSATDPAPLSMMEINIMLKPREAWREGMTWDRLIAEMDETLRFPGMPNVWWMPIQTRTQMLTTGIRSELGIKVFGPDLATIEETATAIEQALQDDPRTAPDTRSAFAERTTGGYFLDFDIDREAAARFGLNVADVHDTIAAAVGGRVVSQTVEGRERYDILVRYDRGRRESAEALGRTLITTATGARIPVEQVADIRFRTGPPMIRNEDGQLVSFVLVDVADGTGVPDYVDRARRVVAERVDVPDGYRIAWAGQYQGYERARERLQLLIPLTVFVIFFLLYFHRRSLVETLIVMLALPFSMVGSMWLLWLLGYKLSVAVAVGVIAVAGLAVELGLLMMLYLDIAWRTRIGAGQAIDDAALTETIVEGAARRLRPKLMTGLALLMGLVPIMLSTGTGADVMKRIAAPMLGGVGSTLLMVLVVFPAIFALWRSRGGPVNR; this is translated from the coding sequence ATGGTAGCCCCGCACCATGACCACCGCCGCGGCCCACTGGCCGCCTTGATCGCCTTCTGCGCCCACAACCGTCTGCTCACGCTGCTGCTGGTGGGCGCGGCCACGGTGTGGGGCTGGCACTCGCTGAGCCGGGCGCCGCTCGACGCGATACCGGACCTGTCGGATGTTCAGGTCATCGTGTTCACCGAATGGCCCGGCCGCAGCCCGGATCTGGTCGAGGACCAGATCACCTACCCGCTGTCGACCACGCTGCTCGCCGCCCCCGGCGTGACCTCGGTGCGCGGGCAGAGCTTCATGGGCCTGTCCTTCGTCTACGCCATCTTCGAGGAGGGTACCGACATCTACTGGGCGCGCTCGCGCGTCACGGAGTATCTCGACGCCGCCGGTGCCGATCTGCCCGAGGGCGCCTCCCCCACGCTGGGTCCCGACGCCAGCGGCGTCGGCTGGGTCTACCAGTACGCCCTGGTCGACGAGAGCGGGCAGCGCGACCTCGCCGATCTGCGCAGCATCCAGGACTTCAACCTGCGCTACGCGCTGGAATCGGTCGAGGGCGTGGCCGAGGTCGCTTCGGTCGGCGGTTACGAGAAGGAGTACCAGGTCAATGTCGACCCCGACCGCCTCGCCGCGCTCGACATCCCGCTCGCGCGCGTCATCGAGGCGGTGCGACGCTCCAACAGCGAGGTCGGCGGGCGCGTGCTGGAGATCGCCGGCCACGAGCACTTCATCCGCGGCCGCGGCTACGTCGATGCCCCCGACGACATCGGCAAGGCGGTTCTGGCCGTCAACGACAACGGTGTGCCGGTCCGCGTCGCCGATGTGGCCGAGGTCCGGCTGGGTCCGGCCATGCAGCGCGGCGCGGCCGAGCTCGACGGCCGGGGCCTCACGGTGGGCGGCATCGTCGTCATGCGCTACGGCGGGAACGCACTGGACGTCATCGAGCGCGTGAAGGCACGACTGGACGAGGTGCGCCCCGGTCTGCCCGAGGGCGTCGAGATCGTGCCGGTCTACGACCGTTCGGCGCTGATCGAGCGCGCCATCGACACGCTCAAGGTCACCCTCAGCGAGGAGATGATCATCGTGGCGCTGGTCATCGGCATCTTCCTGCTGCATCTGCGCTCCGCCCTGGTCGCCATCGTGACGCTGCCGGTGGCCATCCTGCTGTCCTTCATCCCGATGGCCTTCCAGGGGCTGACCGCCAACATCATGTCGCTGGGCGGCATCGCGGTCGCCATCGGCGCGATGGTCGATGCCGCCATCGCCATCGTCGAGAACATCCACCGCCGGCTGGCGCTGTGGCGCGACGAGGAGAACCCGTCGATGTCGCGCGCCGAGGTCATCGTCGACGCCATGCAGGAGGTGGGCCCGAGCATCTTCTTCGCACTGCTGGTGATCGCGGTCTCCTTCCTGCCGGTGTTCGCGCTGCAGGGCAGCGAGGGCCGGCTGTTCGCACCGCTGGCCTTCACCAAGACCTACGCCATGTTCTTCGCCGCCCTGCTGTCGGTGACGCTGATCCCCGCGCTGGCGGTTCTGGTCATCCGCGGCCGTATCCGCGGCGATGCGAGCTGGCTCAACCGTGCGCTGGTGGCTGCCTACGCACCGGTGGTGCGCTGGGCGGTGCGCTTCCGCTGGGCGGTGATCGTGCTGGCGGTGCTGGCAATGATCTCCGCCGTCATTCCGGCGCGCCAGCTGGGCAGCGAGTTCATGCCGCCGCTCAACGAGGGCAGCATTCTCTACATGCCCACGGCCCTGCCCGGCATGTCCATCGACGAGGCCCAGCGCACCCTGCAGGTCATGGATCGCAAGCTGGCGGCCCTTCCGGAGGTCGAACGCGTCTTCGGCAAGGCCGGGCGCTCGACCAGCGCCACCGACCCGGCACCGCTGTCGATGATGGAGATCAACATCATGCTCAAGCCGCGCGAGGCCTGGCGCGAAGGGATGACCTGGGACAGGCTGATCGCGGAGATGGACGAGACGCTGCGCTTTCCCGGCATGCCCAACGTCTGGTGGATGCCGATCCAGACACGCACCCAGATGCTCACCACCGGCATCCGCTCCGAGCTCGGCATCAAGGTCTTCGGGCCGGACCTGGCGACCATCGAGGAGACCGCCACCGCCATCGAGCAGGCACTGCAGGACGATCCGCGCACGGCACCGGATACCCGCAGCGCCTTCGCCGAACGCACCACCGGCGGCTACTTCCTGGACTTCGACATCGACCGCGAGGCCGCCGCGCGCTTCGGCCTCAACGTCGCCGATGTCCACGACACCATCGCCGCGGCGGTGGGCGGTCGGGTGGTGTCGCAGACCGTCGAGGGCCGCGAGCGCTACGACATCCTGGTGCGCTACGACCGCGGCCGTCGCGAAAGCGCCGAGGCCCTGGGCCGCACGCTGATCACGACCGCAACGGGCGCCCGGATCCCCGTCGAGCAGGTGGCCGACATCCGCTTCCGCACCGGCCCGCCGATGATCCGCAACGAGGACGGCCAGCTGGTCAGCTTCGTGCTGGTCGATGTCGCCGACGGCACCGGCGTGCCGGATTACGTGGACCGTGCCCGTCGCGTCGTGGCCGAGCGCGTGGACGTTCCGGACGGCTACCGCATCGCCTGGGCGGGCCAGTACCAGGGCTACGAACGGGCGCGCGAACGCCTGCAGCTGCTCATCCCGCTCACCGTCTTCGTCATCTTCTTCCTGCTCTACTTCCACCGCCGCTCGCTGGTCGAGACGCTCATCGTCATGCTGGCCCTGCCCTTCTCGATGGTCGGCAGCATGTGGCTGCTGTGGCTGCTCGGCTACAAGCTCTCGGTGGCGGTGGCCGTGGGCGTCATCGCCGTGGCCGGACTCGCCGTCGAGCTCGGCCTCCTGATGATGCTCTACCTCGATATCGCCTGGCGCACGCGGATCGGCGCGGGGCAGGCAATCGACGACGCAGCGCTGACCGAGACCATTGTCGAGGGCGCCGCCCGTCGCCTGCGGCCCAAGCTCATGACCGGGCTGGCACTGCTCATGGGACTAGTGCCGATCATGCTGAGCACCGGCACCGGTGCCGATGTCATGAAGCGCATCGCCGCTCCCATGCTGGGCGGGGTCGGCAGCACGCTGCTGATGGTACTGGTGGTGTTTCCGGCCATATTCGCGCTGTGGCGGAGCCGAGGCGGACCGGTGAACCGATGA
- a CDS encoding copper-translocating P-type ATPase, protein MHPDVRQEGPGDCPKCGMALEPEAPVRQRTQYTCPMHPEIIRDEPGDCPKCGMALEPMTPAAGGDEELDAMTRRFWVSVPLSLAILALAMGDMVPGLHLQDWLGSAFGWIQAILATPVVLWAGGNFFVRGWKSVINASPNMWTLIALGTGAAYGFSLLALLLPDALPEAIRGHDGEAPVYFESAAVIITLVLLGQVLELRARGRTSQALSALLDLAPAIAHRLRDDGSEEDVALDSVQSGDRLRVRPGEKIPVDGTIAEGRSSVDESMLTGEPMPLSKQAGDGVTGGTVNQEGGFIMTAGQVGDDTLLARIVDMVAQAQRSRAPIQGLADRVAGWFVPAVVAVAVLAFALWSWLGPDPALAHALVAAVSVLIIACPCALGLATPMSIMVGVGRGAGEGVLIRDAEALETLERVDVLLVDKTGTLTEGRPRLTAVAPHGDIDESTLLRLVASLESASEHPLARAIVAGAADRDIALAEAGDFESLTGKGLRGRVDGHDVLIGNAYLMREQGIDTGDFEAAAQPRRERGETVILAAVDGQAAGIVAVADPIKDTTAEAVRMLHEAGLRIVMVTGDSASTAHAVAGQLGIDEVHAEALPETKHELVERLQREGRRVAMAGDGVNDAPALARADVGIAMGTGTDIAMESAGVTLVRGDLRAIARARLLSARTMRNIRQNLFFAFVYNAAGVPIAAGILYPLVGTLLSPMIAAAAMSLSSVSVIGNALRLRRATL, encoded by the coding sequence ATGCACCCGGACGTGCGGCAGGAAGGCCCCGGCGACTGCCCGAAGTGCGGCATGGCGCTCGAGCCCGAGGCACCGGTGCGACAGCGCACGCAGTACACCTGCCCGATGCATCCCGAGATCATCCGCGACGAGCCGGGCGACTGTCCCAAGTGCGGCATGGCGCTGGAGCCGATGACGCCGGCGGCCGGCGGCGACGAAGAGCTCGACGCGATGACGCGCCGTTTCTGGGTCAGCGTTCCGCTGTCGCTCGCGATCCTCGCGCTGGCCATGGGCGACATGGTGCCCGGCCTGCACCTGCAGGACTGGCTGGGATCGGCCTTCGGCTGGATCCAGGCGATCCTCGCCACGCCGGTGGTGCTCTGGGCGGGCGGCAACTTCTTCGTGCGCGGCTGGAAATCGGTGATCAACGCCAGCCCCAATATGTGGACCCTGATCGCGCTGGGCACCGGCGCGGCCTACGGCTTCTCGCTGCTGGCGCTGCTGCTGCCCGACGCGTTGCCGGAGGCGATCCGAGGGCACGACGGCGAGGCGCCCGTCTACTTCGAATCGGCGGCGGTGATCATCACGCTGGTCCTGCTCGGTCAGGTGCTGGAGCTGCGCGCGCGCGGCCGCACGTCGCAGGCGCTGTCGGCGCTGCTCGATCTGGCACCGGCGATCGCGCACCGCCTGCGCGACGACGGCAGCGAGGAGGATGTCGCGCTCGACAGCGTGCAATCCGGCGACCGCCTGCGCGTGCGGCCGGGCGAGAAGATCCCGGTCGACGGCACCATTGCCGAGGGACGTTCGTCGGTCGACGAGTCGATGCTCACCGGCGAGCCCATGCCGCTGTCCAAGCAGGCCGGCGACGGCGTCACCGGCGGCACGGTCAATCAGGAAGGCGGCTTCATCATGACGGCCGGGCAGGTGGGCGATGACACCCTGCTGGCGCGCATCGTCGACATGGTGGCGCAGGCGCAGCGCTCCCGGGCGCCCATCCAGGGCCTGGCCGACCGGGTCGCGGGCTGGTTCGTGCCGGCGGTGGTCGCGGTCGCCGTGCTCGCCTTCGCGCTGTGGAGCTGGCTCGGGCCCGATCCCGCGCTGGCGCATGCGCTGGTGGCCGCGGTATCGGTGCTGATCATCGCCTGCCCGTGCGCGCTGGGCCTGGCCACCCCGATGTCGATCATGGTCGGCGTCGGCCGCGGCGCCGGCGAGGGCGTGCTGATCCGCGATGCCGAGGCGCTGGAAACGCTGGAGCGCGTGGACGTCCTGCTGGTGGACAAGACCGGCACGCTCACCGAGGGCCGCCCCCGGCTGACGGCGGTGGCGCCGCACGGCGACATCGACGAATCCACCTTGCTGAGGCTGGTGGCCTCGCTGGAGAGCGCCAGCGAGCATCCGCTGGCGCGGGCCATCGTGGCGGGCGCGGCCGACCGCGACATCGCCCTCGCCGAAGCCGGGGATTTCGAGTCGCTGACCGGCAAGGGGCTGCGCGGCCGTGTCGACGGGCACGATGTGCTGATCGGCAATGCCTACCTGATGCGCGAGCAGGGCATCGATACCGGCGACTTCGAGGCCGCCGCACAGCCGCGCCGCGAGCGCGGCGAGACCGTGATCCTCGCCGCCGTCGACGGGCAGGCCGCCGGTATCGTGGCCGTGGCCGACCCGATCAAGGACACCACCGCCGAGGCCGTGCGCATGCTGCACGAAGCCGGCCTGCGCATCGTCATGGTCACCGGCGACAGCGCATCCACGGCGCATGCCGTGGCCGGGCAGCTCGGCATCGACGAGGTCCACGCCGAGGCCCTGCCCGAGACCAAGCACGAGCTCGTCGAGCGCCTGCAGCGCGAGGGCCGGCGCGTGGCGATGGCCGGCGACGGCGTCAACGATGCGCCGGCGCTGGCCCGCGCCGACGTCGGCATCGCCATGGGCACCGGCACCGACATCGCCATGGAAAGCGCCGGCGTCACGCTGGTGCGCGGCGATCTGCGCGCCATCGCCCGCGCCCGTCTGCTGTCCGCCCGGACCATGCGCAACATCCGGCAGAACCTGTTCTTCGCCTTCGTCTACAACGCCGCCGGTGTTCCGATCGCGGCCGGCATCCTCTACCCGCTGGTCGGGACGCTGCTCAGCCCGATGATCGCGGCGGCGGCAATGAGCCTGTCGTCGGTATCGGTGATCGGCAATGCGCTGCGGCTGCGCCGCGCGACGCTCTGA
- a CDS encoding cation diffusion facilitator family transporter, which yields MSGSHDHHEHHHHHHGSGRTLTLALIATASFAAVEAVGGWLSGSLALMSDAGHMITDASSLGIGALAAWIARRPASRSHSFGLQRAEVIGALINALLMLAVVGAVAVAAVQRLADPAPVAGGAVMLIAAIGLLVNVAVAAILMRGEQTMNVRGALLHVMGDLLGSVAALVAGVVIVATGWTPIDPILSLFVAALILFSAGRLMRDVLHVLMEGVPRGVDVQQVSSDMVAVEGVRSVHDLHIWTLSSSSYALAAHVDLEVLSDWQRLLPELQGMLRERFGIAHSTLQPEDSTMGAYCATDPGCGGSTR from the coding sequence ATGTCCGGAAGCCACGATCACCATGAGCATCACCACCACCACCATGGAAGCGGGCGCACGCTGACCCTGGCGCTCATCGCGACCGCATCCTTTGCGGCGGTGGAGGCCGTCGGTGGCTGGCTGTCGGGCTCGCTGGCGCTGATGTCGGACGCCGGGCACATGATCACCGATGCCTCGTCGCTGGGCATCGGGGCGCTCGCGGCCTGGATCGCCCGCCGCCCGGCGTCCCGCAGCCACTCCTTCGGGCTGCAGCGCGCCGAGGTCATCGGGGCGCTGATCAACGCGCTGCTCATGCTGGCGGTCGTGGGCGCGGTCGCGGTCGCCGCCGTGCAGCGGCTGGCCGATCCGGCGCCGGTGGCGGGCGGTGCCGTGATGCTGATCGCCGCCATCGGCCTGCTCGTCAACGTCGCCGTGGCGGCGATCCTCATGCGCGGCGAGCAGACCATGAACGTGCGCGGCGCGCTGCTGCACGTCATGGGGGATCTGCTCGGCTCCGTTGCCGCGCTGGTGGCGGGCGTGGTGATCGTCGCCACCGGCTGGACGCCCATCGACCCCATCCTGTCGCTGTTCGTCGCGGCGCTGATCCTGTTCTCGGCCGGGCGTCTGATGCGCGATGTGCTGCACGTGCTGATGGAAGGCGTGCCGCGGGGCGTGGACGTCCAGCAGGTGAGCAGCGACATGGTGGCGGTCGAAGGTGTGCGCTCGGTCCACGATCTCCACATCTGGACGCTGTCGTCCTCGTCCTATGCGCTGGCGGCGCACGTCGATCTGGAGGTGCTCTCCGACTGGCAACGCCTTCTGCCGGAGCTGCAGGGCATGCTGCGCGAGCGCTTCGGCATCGCGCACAGCACCCTGCAGCCCGAGGATTCGACGATGGGCGCGTACTGCGCCACCGATCCGGGCTGCGGCGGCAGCACGCGCTGA
- a CDS encoding metalloregulator ArsR/SmtB family transcription factor — protein sequence MVDHDKAAELAEIFHLLGDPNRLRLVCVCLDEAVSVQMLAERLGLSASLTSHHLRLLRAARLVRGERDGKRVFYRAADAHVRDMLTAMIDHIDEEADS from the coding sequence CGAGCTGGCGGAGATATTCCATCTGCTGGGTGACCCCAACCGGCTGCGCCTGGTCTGCGTCTGCCTCGACGAGGCGGTCAGTGTGCAGATGCTGGCGGAGCGGCTGGGGCTTTCCGCGTCGCTGACCAGCCACCACCTGCGCCTGCTGCGCGCGGCACGGCTGGTGCGGGGCGAGCGCGACGGCAAGCGCGTGTTCTACCGCGCGGCCGATGCGCATGTCCGCGACATGCTCACGGCCATGATCGATCACATCGACGAGGAAGCCGATAGCTGA